One window from the genome of Pseudanabaena yagii GIHE-NHR1 encodes:
- a CDS encoding MlaD family protein, which yields MQRKTLRDGALGLFIIGGVVALGGALLWLRGLQLNSSKFTFTIKLPDASGLNTGSVVRFRGVEIGRVASLTAQAEGVDVLVSVENSKLIIPKQSVAETNQSGFLGNTNIDIFPPKDKVTLEPNLNPLAKDCNNDLIICQGGQIEGSRGVSFTALLKDMSATLRKINDQSLIDNLNDTLISAKATAKSIQKLTDSANRVVGTFENQIVKFGDTADAISGAANKVGSVANSAQDLIEVNREKLAQTLDGIAAASREARSLLASAKPLLNDGKLIANLQKLADNAAETSANLRKVTGELSDPATIASLRETLDSARATFANAKKITADLDELTGDPKLRSNIRNLINGLGGLLSTAPNLDNLPTASNSRPSETATEKLPTNVEVARSKVIKPATDDRERREKSLDKEKVKINSPTPSTTISKTTKSGASSLTEGSNFDSSSDQ from the coding sequence GTGCAGCGAAAAACATTACGCGACGGTGCGCTTGGCTTATTTATCATCGGTGGAGTAGTTGCTCTTGGCGGTGCATTGTTATGGTTGCGCGGGCTGCAACTAAATAGTTCTAAGTTTACATTTACGATTAAATTGCCTGATGCTAGTGGGTTAAATACTGGCTCCGTAGTGAGGTTTCGTGGTGTCGAAATCGGAAGGGTCGCATCCTTAACTGCTCAAGCTGAAGGCGTTGATGTACTGGTAAGCGTTGAAAACTCCAAATTAATTATCCCGAAACAGTCCGTAGCCGAGACTAACCAGAGTGGTTTTTTGGGAAATACCAATATTGATATTTTTCCACCTAAGGATAAGGTGACACTTGAGCCAAACCTTAATCCCTTAGCCAAGGACTGCAACAATGATCTGATCATTTGCCAAGGCGGACAAATTGAAGGCTCAAGGGGCGTGAGCTTTACGGCGCTTCTCAAGGATATGAGCGCCACCCTCCGTAAAATCAATGACCAAAGTCTGATCGACAATCTCAATGACACTTTAATTTCGGCAAAAGCGACCGCAAAAAGTATCCAAAAATTGACTGATTCGGCTAACCGCGTAGTCGGTACGTTTGAAAACCAGATCGTGAAGTTTGGCGATACGGCTGATGCGATTAGTGGTGCGGCGAATAAGGTGGGCAGTGTTGCCAATAGTGCTCAAGATTTAATCGAGGTCAATCGCGAGAAATTAGCGCAAACTCTAGATGGGATTGCGGCAGCTTCGCGAGAGGCACGATCGCTCTTGGCTAGTGCGAAACCCCTCCTCAATGACGGTAAACTGATCGCTAATTTGCAAAAACTCGCAGACAATGCGGCGGAAACATCGGCAAACCTACGGAAGGTCACAGGAGAATTGAGCGATCCTGCAACCATTGCCTCCCTGCGAGAAACCCTAGATTCAGCGCGGGCAACCTTTGCTAATGCCAAGAAGATTACGGCGGATTTGGATGAACTAACGGGAGATCCCAAGCTGCGGAGCAATATTCGTAATTTGATTAATGGTTTAGGAGGTTTATTATCTACGGCTCCTAATCTTGATAACTTACCGACAGCCAGCAATTCGCGTCCTAGTGAAACTGCGACCGAGAAATTACCAACTAATGTCGAAGTTGCGCGCAGTAAAGTGATTAAGCCTGCTACCGATGATCGCGAAAGGCGCGAAAAGTCTTTGGACAAAGAGAAGGTCAAAATTAATAGCCCTACCCCCAGTACAACCATTAGTAAAACAACTAAATCTGGAGCTAGCTCCTTAACAGAGGGTTCTAATTTTGATAGCTCAAGCGATCAATGA
- a CDS encoding NfeD family protein encodes MNLPPSQVWLIIGMALCAIELLVPLPTFLIAGAMGIAALCVAAIALIISLPALQVLAWMLISGLLVMVSRRFIPRDSHQLQEAREGITITAIPAGVTGRVRHEGVSWKARCDDPRIEIAAQQKVIVLRREGTTLIVVPENWLQ; translated from the coding sequence ATGAACTTACCACCTAGTCAAGTTTGGCTAATTATTGGGATGGCACTATGCGCGATCGAGTTGCTAGTGCCTTTGCCAACTTTTTTGATTGCGGGCGCGATGGGGATTGCCGCTTTATGTGTCGCCGCGATCGCCTTAATTATTTCCTTGCCTGCCCTGCAAGTATTAGCTTGGATGCTGATCTCAGGGCTTTTGGTCATGGTTTCACGACGATTTATTCCCAGAGATTCCCATCAACTGCAAGAAGCGCGTGAGGGGATCACCATTACGGCAATTCCCGCAGGGGTAACGGGACGAGTGCGCCATGAGGGAGTTTCATGGAAAGCTAGATGTGATGATCCCCGAATTGAGATCGCTGCTCAACAAAAAGTAATTGTTTTACGCAGAGAAGGCACAACCCTGATTGTTGTACCTGAAAATTGGCTGCAATAG
- a CDS encoding HD domain-containing protein produces the protein MNTMLLGKSRTYHDPIHGAITLNGSDRTEALLIQLIDTPEFQRLRRIHQLDIAYFTFHGAEGSRFTHSLGVMALTRRAFETIVIKYPYLEIHRTVVLVAALLHDLGHGAYSHASEEVFGSNHEIWTLRLIKFGKIAEVLDRFSPNLINDLAKVFTKKYPVPFIYQLISSQIDCDRLDYLERDSYFTGAKYGQLDLDRILLALRFDPISQNLVIGRKGIVAIEHYLTVRYFMYLQVYNHAKNLAARFVLEKIFHRAKALISANLSPNQIFADRTITAWLTQDPQTLTCEEYLASDDIVFAYHIHRWLDSEDAILADLCRRFLDRELFHATEISHLDDIQQQEQLDIWYAKLQAQGLEPKYYCGIRVSRTKGYSIYRQGINIQTEQGLQDIARLSPLVQAIVHPIQRAWLVHP, from the coding sequence ATGAATACTATGCTTTTAGGCAAGTCTCGTACTTATCATGACCCAATTCATGGAGCGATTACGCTGAATGGTAGCGATCGCACTGAGGCGTTATTGATTCAACTAATTGATACACCTGAGTTTCAACGCTTAAGACGCATTCATCAATTAGATATTGCCTACTTTACCTTTCATGGGGCAGAGGGGTCGAGGTTTACGCATTCTTTGGGAGTCATGGCGTTAACTCGTCGCGCTTTTGAGACGATCGTGATCAAATATCCTTATCTGGAAATCCATCGCACCGTGGTTTTAGTGGCTGCCCTGCTGCACGATCTCGGACATGGGGCTTATAGTCATGCGTCTGAAGAAGTTTTTGGGAGTAACCATGAAATCTGGACTTTGCGATTAATTAAGTTTGGCAAAATTGCCGAGGTTCTCGACAGGTTCTCCCCGAATTTAATAAATGATTTAGCAAAAGTATTTACGAAAAAATATCCAGTCCCATTTATTTATCAATTAATTTCTAGTCAAATTGATTGCGATCGCCTTGATTATTTAGAGCGTGATAGTTATTTCACGGGAGCAAAGTATGGACAGTTAGATTTAGATCGCATTTTGTTAGCACTAAGGTTTGATCCGATTTCCCAAAATTTAGTGATTGGTCGCAAGGGAATCGTGGCGATCGAGCATTATTTAACGGTGCGCTATTTTATGTATTTACAGGTTTATAACCATGCGAAAAACTTAGCCGCCAGATTTGTTTTAGAAAAGATTTTTCATAGAGCCAAAGCCTTAATTTCTGCAAATCTTTCTCCAAATCAAATATTTGCCGATCGCACCATTACCGCTTGGCTCACCCAAGATCCGCAAACTCTTACCTGTGAGGAATATCTTGCCTCCGATGATATAGTTTTTGCCTATCACATCCATCGCTGGCTCGATAGTGAGGATGCAATTCTCGCGGATTTATGCCGACGCTTTCTAGATCGCGAGCTATTCCACGCCACTGAAATCTCACACCTCGATGACATTCAGCAACAGGAACAACTGGATATTTGGTACGCAAAATTGCAAGCTCAGGGACTAGAGCCAAAATACTATTGTGGTATCCGTGTATCGAGGACTAAGGGCTATAGCATTTATCGCCAAGGCATTAATATTCAAACGGAACAGGGCTTGCAGGATATAGCCCGACTTTCGCCATTAGTGCAAGCGATCGTGCATCCAATTCAAAGAGCTTGGTTGGTGCATCCATAA
- the cpdA gene encoding 3',5'-cyclic-AMP phosphodiesterase, with protein sequence MKGVINYGSFVSIAQLTDIHLFADINRSLVGIKTEFSFQEVLKQIKRTLPQIDLLLLTGDLTQDGSIESYERLRQSLDDFGVHAYCLAGNHDDIPLMKAHLPSEYVHLSHSLDVGKWRILLLSSVVVDAVHGYLSGEELSYLENSLNTYPDRPTIIAFHHPAVPLGSQWIDGICLENQDEFWAICDRHPQIEIVLNGHAHQAFDQIYETPHNSVRCLVTPSTCIQFEPQNDKFQIDSQPPGFRHLCLYPNSTMETEVHRLKVGSFHPDLAAVGY encoded by the coding sequence ATGAAAGGCGTAATAAATTACGGTAGTTTTGTTTCCATCGCACAGTTAACCGATATCCATCTATTTGCGGATATTAATCGTTCTTTAGTGGGTATTAAAACTGAATTCTCTTTTCAAGAAGTTCTCAAACAAATAAAAAGAACTTTACCTCAGATTGATTTACTCTTATTAACAGGCGACCTCACCCAAGATGGCAGCATCGAATCCTATGAACGATTGCGTCAATCTCTAGATGATTTCGGAGTTCATGCTTACTGCTTAGCAGGGAATCATGATGACATCCCACTAATGAAAGCCCATTTACCCAGTGAATATGTGCATCTTAGCCATTCTCTAGATGTTGGTAAATGGAGAATTTTGCTACTTAGTTCTGTTGTCGTTGATGCCGTACATGGATACCTCTCAGGTGAGGAATTATCATATCTAGAGAATAGTCTCAATACCTACCCTGATCGTCCTACCATCATTGCCTTTCATCACCCTGCTGTCCCTCTCGGTTCGCAATGGATCGATGGTATTTGTTTAGAAAATCAAGATGAGTTTTGGGCAATATGCGATCGCCATCCTCAGATCGAAATAGTTTTAAATGGTCATGCCCATCAAGCCTTTGATCAAATCTATGAAACTCCTCATAATTCCGTTCGCTGCCTCGTAACTCCATCGACATGTATTCAGTTTGAACCTCAAAATGATAAGTTCCAAATTGATAGTCAGCCCCCTGGATTTCGGCACTTGTGCCTTTATCCTAATAGCACAATGGAAACGGAAGTGCATCGCCTCAAAGTAGGTAGTTTCCATCCTGATCTCGCAGCAGTAGGCTATTAA
- a CDS encoding carbonic anhydrase, translating into MRKLLKGLHKFQSSYFPANQEIFEQLAEGQKPRVLFITCSDSRIVPHLITQSGVGELFVIRNAGNLVPPFGAANGGEGAAIEYAIHALGIEQVIICGHSNCGAMKGLLKLEKLRTEMPLVYEWLQHAESTRRLIQENYADTKGEELLAITMAENVVTQIENLKTYPVIRSKLHQNKMAIYGWIYDIETGEVLAYNPETDDFEVPQTLLANSSSDNNGHFVHTDAPPIPSAYQKTAPQTPTNNPGDLPSWMPREQADRIYRGSAR; encoded by the coding sequence ATGAGAAAGCTACTAAAGGGTTTACATAAGTTTCAATCGTCCTACTTCCCTGCCAACCAAGAAATTTTTGAACAACTCGCCGAAGGACAAAAACCGCGAGTATTGTTTATTACTTGCTCCGATTCGCGGATCGTGCCACATCTAATTACCCAGTCAGGTGTCGGTGAGCTATTTGTAATCCGCAATGCAGGAAACTTAGTACCGCCCTTTGGTGCTGCCAATGGTGGCGAAGGTGCAGCGATCGAATATGCCATTCATGCCCTCGGTATTGAGCAGGTCATTATCTGTGGACATTCTAACTGTGGCGCGATGAAGGGTTTATTGAAGCTGGAAAAACTCAGAACTGAGATGCCTCTAGTCTATGAATGGCTACAACATGCTGAGTCAACCCGTCGCCTAATTCAAGAAAACTACGCTGATACCAAGGGTGAGGAATTGCTGGCTATTACAATGGCGGAGAATGTAGTTACACAGATTGAGAATCTGAAAACTTATCCTGTTATTCGCTCAAAGTTGCATCAAAACAAGATGGCAATTTATGGCTGGATCTATGACATTGAAACAGGAGAAGTGCTTGCCTATAATCCTGAAACCGATGATTTTGAAGTGCCACAAACTCTGCTAGCTAATTCTAGTAGTGACAACAATGGACATTTTGTGCATACCGATGCGCCGCCAATTCCATCGGCATACCAAAAGACTGCACCTCAAACACCAACCAACAACCCGGGTGATTTACCCTCATGGATGCCTCGCGAACAAGCCGATCGCATCTATCGTGGTTCCGCCAGATAA
- a CDS encoding ArsR/SmtB family transcription factor, translated as MRQYQHPDRENISLTGVFYALSDPTRLQIVKMLATQEEITCGEFCLEMSKSTQSHHFKVLRDMGIMYTRLEGTQHYNSLRREDLDARFPNLLDAVLNGIN; from the coding sequence ATGCGTCAATATCAACATCCCGATCGCGAAAATATTTCTCTCACTGGAGTGTTCTATGCCCTCAGCGATCCCACACGCCTCCAAATTGTGAAAATGCTAGCAACACAGGAAGAGATTACCTGCGGAGAATTCTGTTTGGAAATGAGCAAATCTACGCAGTCCCATCATTTCAAGGTATTGCGCGATATGGGAATTATGTATACACGCCTAGAAGGAACCCAGCATTACAATTCCCTCCGTCGCGAAGATTTAGATGCGCGTTTTCCCAACTTATTAGATGCTGTGTTGAATGGCATAAATTAA
- a CDS encoding SIMPL domain-containing protein — translation MRHLTTFVLSLAFCVPSIAIIAPSAKAQENSASIQAIKNERVITVTGRGERSVKTTKARIQLGVTAEGKTAIAVQEEIGRQANSIVSRLQQLGVEKLQTTSIQLNPKYVYENNRQRQDGFTGQTTVSFVVDIDKAGSTLDAAVNSGANQIEQITFIATDAELNAAKQLALQDAVKDAQTQSNTVLGALGFTAKTIKTINVGESAIAYPVAQSRLQAFAKDANSVPILGGEQKVDASVTLQITY, via the coding sequence ATGCGTCACTTAACTACATTCGTTCTTAGTCTTGCCTTTTGCGTTCCCTCGATCGCAATCATTGCCCCTTCCGCAAAAGCCCAAGAAAATTCGGCAAGCATTCAAGCCATTAAAAATGAGCGCGTTATCACTGTCACAGGTCGAGGTGAAAGATCCGTCAAAACCACCAAAGCGAGAATTCAACTAGGAGTAACTGCCGAGGGTAAAACCGCGATCGCTGTTCAAGAGGAAATTGGTCGTCAAGCAAATAGCATTGTTTCGCGCCTACAACAACTAGGCGTAGAGAAGCTCCAAACTACGAGCATTCAACTTAATCCTAAATATGTCTATGAAAACAATCGCCAACGTCAAGATGGATTTACGGGACAAACTACAGTCAGCTTTGTCGTAGACATTGATAAAGCAGGTTCTACCCTTGATGCGGCGGTTAACTCAGGTGCAAATCAAATTGAGCAAATCACCTTTATCGCTACGGATGCGGAGTTAAATGCTGCCAAGCAACTAGCACTTCAGGATGCGGTGAAAGATGCTCAAACTCAGTCCAATACGGTTTTGGGTGCTTTAGGTTTTACAGCCAAAACTATCAAGACAATTAATGTTGGTGAATCAGCGATCGCTTATCCAGTTGCACAATCACGTTTACAAGCATTTGCAAAGGATGCTAATTCCGTACCGATTTTAGGTGGTGAGCAGAAAGTTGATGCTTCTGTCACTTTGCAAATCACCTACTAA
- a CDS encoding DUF2811 domain-containing protein: MNTTVSILAEIPEELHETLKNYLESHPDWDQDRVFAAALSLFLLQNGGSDRLGGASHSYRSTAKVYLNALFHHSV, encoded by the coding sequence ATGAATACAACTGTCAGCATCCTTGCCGAAATTCCTGAAGAACTGCACGAAACCCTCAAAAATTATCTAGAATCCCACCCCGATTGGGATCAGGATCGCGTATTTGCTGCTGCTTTGTCTTTGTTCCTATTGCAAAATGGTGGTAGCGATCGCCTTGGTGGTGCATCCCATAGCTATCGCAGCACCGCTAAAGTCTATTTGAATGCCTTATTTCATCACTCAGTTTAG
- the hemG gene encoding protoporphyrinogen oxidase, translated as MTSAQPTEVNQPLDVLVVGAGISGLAIAHELAIAKNYRVLVAEAQDRVGGAITSNRNDEGYLWEEGPNSFQPAPELLRLAVQVGLKDELVLADGKLPRFVFLNGKLNALPMSPPTAIASKILTWGGKIRLALGALGFARPAMSGEESVDQFFSRLLGKQAVERLVAPFISGVYAGDPKRLSARAAFSKIFRLENGYGGLLSGAILTAKERKAQKLNDPNIPKVKSGELGSFRQGIKMLPEAIATKLRDQGTAVKQQWTLRSLEKQGEIYISQFDTPTGAETITSRSVVLTTPAYVSAKLLQDYLPAASQALSEIFYPTVACVVLAYPKSEFAYDMKGFGNLIPRTQGVRTLGTIWSSSLFAGRAPEGWQLLLNFIGGTLDPQLAKLSEAEIVQTVHQDLKKTILRPDTKAEPKAIAVHVWDKAIPQYEIGHLDRLATIEAELQKSQGLYVSANFIGGVSLGDCIKRGLQEADKIAAFLK; from the coding sequence ATGACTTCTGCTCAACCCACCGAAGTTAATCAACCCTTAGATGTTCTTGTCGTTGGTGCAGGAATTTCTGGTTTAGCGATCGCCCATGAACTAGCGATCGCCAAAAATTACCGTGTATTAGTGGCAGAAGCTCAAGATCGCGTGGGTGGTGCAATTACCAGTAATCGTAATGATGAAGGCTATCTCTGGGAAGAGGGACCCAATAGCTTTCAACCAGCACCAGAGTTATTACGTCTAGCCGTACAGGTGGGTCTCAAGGATGAACTGGTGCTTGCCGACGGTAAATTACCAAGATTTGTATTTCTCAATGGCAAGTTAAATGCTTTGCCGATGAGTCCTCCAACAGCGATCGCCTCCAAAATCTTGACTTGGGGCGGCAAAATCCGTCTAGCCCTAGGTGCATTAGGTTTTGCGCGTCCTGCAATGAGTGGTGAAGAATCCGTTGATCAATTCTTTTCGCGCCTACTAGGTAAGCAAGCTGTTGAGCGATTAGTTGCGCCTTTTATCTCTGGAGTCTATGCGGGTGATCCTAAACGCCTCAGTGCTAGAGCCGCATTTTCTAAAATTTTCCGTCTAGAAAATGGCTATGGAGGTTTGCTCTCAGGGGCAATCCTGACGGCAAAAGAACGCAAAGCCCAAAAGCTGAACGATCCTAATATTCCCAAGGTGAAGTCGGGCGAACTGGGTTCTTTCCGCCAAGGTATTAAAATGCTGCCCGAAGCGATCGCTACCAAACTTAGAGATCAAGGTACGGCTGTCAAACAACAATGGACTTTGCGATCGCTAGAAAAGCAAGGCGAAATCTACATTTCTCAGTTTGATACGCCTACGGGTGCAGAAACAATCACTTCGCGATCGGTGGTTCTGACCACTCCTGCCTATGTGAGCGCTAAGTTATTGCAAGACTACTTACCTGCGGCGAGCCAAGCCCTGAGCGAGATTTTCTATCCAACCGTTGCCTGTGTCGTACTTGCCTATCCCAAAAGCGAATTTGCCTATGACATGAAGGGATTCGGCAACTTGATTCCGCGCACGCAAGGCGTAAGAACCCTCGGTACAATCTGGTCATCTAGTCTATTTGCAGGACGTGCTCCTGAAGGTTGGCAATTACTACTTAACTTTATTGGCGGCACTCTCGATCCTCAATTGGCAAAACTCTCAGAAGCTGAGATCGTTCAAACGGTGCATCAAGATCTCAAGAAAACGATTCTGCGTCCTGATACGAAAGCTGAACCTAAAGCGATCGCGGTGCATGTGTGGGACAAGGCAATTCCTCAGTATGAAATTGGACATTTAGATCGTCTGGCGACGATAGAAGCCGAATTGCAAAAATCACAAGGTTTGTATGTCAGTGCAAATTTTATTGGTGGTGTTTCGCTTGGTGATTGCATTAAGCGCGGTCTTCAAGAAGCAGATAAAATCGCTGCATTTTTAAAGTAA
- the proB gene encoding glutamate 5-kinase: MPPQIPPQIPPQIVVIKIGTSSLSHPESGDLQLATIAKLVEAIVHLRREGHSVVLVSSGAVGIGCGRLGLKQRPRKISKKQAVAAVGQGRLIRIYDDFFGSLQQPVAQVLLTRGNLIQRQHYMNVHATFHELLELGVVPIVNENDTVAVDELKFGDNDTLSALVASLIEADWLFLLTDVDRLYSDDPRQNPDAQPIEFVEYEQLQGLREAIGEKQALGAQGGGTQWGTGGMTTKLDAARIASAAGVRTVITRGAFPDRIAAILNGENFGTQFAAQPKTVNARKRWIAYGMVPLGKLFLDDGAVNAVINKGRSLLPAGITQVEGKFEANESVSLCDHDGKEIARGISNYSSSDIVRILGSQSEDIPKLLGFDGEETVIHRDNLVSL; the protein is encoded by the coding sequence ATGCCACCGCAGATCCCGCCCCAGATTCCACCGCAGATCGTTGTCATCAAAATTGGTACTTCTAGTCTTAGTCATCCTGAATCAGGGGATCTCCAGCTAGCGACGATCGCCAAACTCGTAGAAGCGATCGTGCATTTGCGGCGAGAAGGTCATAGTGTCGTTTTAGTCTCTTCGGGTGCAGTGGGGATTGGCTGCGGCAGACTAGGACTGAAGCAACGTCCGCGCAAAATCTCAAAAAAACAAGCGGTTGCAGCCGTTGGTCAAGGTCGTTTGATCAGGATTTATGATGACTTTTTTGGTTCGCTTCAACAACCTGTAGCTCAAGTTTTATTAACACGTGGCAATCTCATCCAACGTCAGCATTACATGAATGTTCATGCTACCTTCCATGAGTTGCTAGAACTAGGCGTTGTGCCAATTGTGAATGAGAATGATACGGTCGCTGTCGATGAATTGAAGTTTGGCGATAATGACACGCTTTCAGCTCTCGTCGCCAGTTTAATCGAAGCAGATTGGCTATTTCTTTTAACCGATGTCGATCGCCTTTATTCCGACGATCCACGACAAAATCCCGATGCTCAGCCCATTGAGTTTGTGGAATATGAGCAGCTTCAGGGACTCCGCGAAGCGATCGGCGAAAAGCAAGCCTTAGGTGCTCAAGGTGGTGGTACACAATGGGGAACTGGTGGTATGACTACCAAACTCGATGCGGCGAGAATTGCTTCGGCAGCAGGAGTGCGTACAGTGATTACGCGAGGAGCTTTCCCCGATCGCATTGCGGCGATTCTCAATGGTGAGAACTTCGGGACACAGTTTGCCGCTCAACCGAAAACTGTCAATGCCCGTAAACGCTGGATTGCCTATGGGATGGTTCCCTTAGGGAAACTCTTTCTCGATGATGGAGCTGTAAATGCAGTGATCAATAAAGGGCGATCGCTCTTACCTGCGGGAATTACGCAAGTGGAAGGGAAATTTGAGGCAAATGAATCAGTGAGTCTATGCGATCACGATGGTAAAGAAATCGCCAGAGGCATCTCAAATTACAGTAGCAGTGATATTGTTCGCATCCTCGGTTCCCAATCGGAAGACATTCCCAAATTGCTAGGCTTTGATGGCGAAGAGACAGTAATTCATCGCGATAATTTGGTGAGCTTGTAA
- a CDS encoding ABC transporter ATP-binding protein: protein MEPVRSLTKNSSNVVTPLLELRGIHKSFGQNPVLNGVDLAVHSGEAIAIIGPSGTGKSTILRVICGLLTADAGEVYINGNLVESEEDIQEGNYGLNIGMVFQNAALFDSLTVAENVGFSLFEHSRLSRREIYRLVEQKLALVGLENISDRYPSQLSGGMRKRVSFARAIMDDPTAKNQAKKVLLYDEPTAGLDPVASTIIEDLMRSLREQQVCDSYIVVTHQDSTIRRTADRLMVLYRGSVRYAGNVSTIDTADNPYVRQFFSGSTEGPIQLLTKEV from the coding sequence ATGGAGCCAGTTAGATCTCTGACCAAAAACAGTAGCAATGTGGTTACACCCTTGCTAGAACTGCGTGGGATTCATAAGAGCTTTGGGCAAAACCCTGTCCTTAACGGTGTTGATCTGGCTGTACATTCTGGAGAAGCGATCGCCATTATTGGTCCTTCTGGTACAGGTAAATCAACAATTTTGCGGGTAATTTGTGGATTGCTGACTGCCGATGCTGGTGAAGTTTATATCAATGGCAACCTTGTTGAGTCTGAGGAAGATATTCAAGAAGGTAACTATGGTCTCAACATTGGCATGGTATTTCAGAATGCAGCGTTATTTGACTCGCTGACGGTGGCTGAAAATGTAGGCTTTTCCTTATTTGAGCATTCACGATTATCCCGCCGTGAAATTTATCGACTGGTTGAACAAAAATTAGCTTTGGTGGGACTAGAAAATATTAGCGATCGCTATCCGAGCCAACTATCGGGAGGGATGCGAAAACGGGTGAGTTTTGCCCGTGCGATTATGGACGATCCCACTGCCAAGAATCAAGCGAAAAAAGTACTGCTCTACGATGAACCGACCGCAGGACTTGATCCTGTGGCTTCGACAATTATCGAGGACTTGATGCGATCGCTCAGGGAGCAACAGGTATGTGATAGTTACATTGTGGTGACACACCAAGACAGTACGATCCGTCGTACCGCCGATCGCCTGATGGTTTTATATCGCGGATCGGTACGCTATGCAGGAAACGTGAGTACAATTGATACGGCAGATAACCCGTATGTTAGACAATTCTTTAGTGGCAGTACTGAAGGACCAATTCAACTTTTGACTAAGGAGGTATAA
- a CDS encoding alkene reductase: MSAPLLSSVKLGRYTLPNRIVMAPLTRNRAAAGNVPTALNALHYEQRASAGLLITEATQISPEGLGYPNTPGIHSPEQVAGWKLVTDAVHAKGGKIFLQLWHVGRISHPDLQPDGKLPVAPSAIAPEGEAATYTGMKPFVTPRALELEEIPQIIEQYRIGAKNALEAGFDGVEIHSANGYLLDQFLQDNTNLRTDIYGGSVENRTRLLLEVTEAVVDVWGSDRVGVRISPSGTFNSMYDSNRAAIFGYAVKKLNRFNLAYLHLVAPRVEGFGSAEDQPDLGAEFFRPIYNGTIITAGGYSFETGNQAIASDSADLVAFGRLYIANPDLVERFAANAPLNKPDRNTFYGGDEKGYTDYPTWQG; the protein is encoded by the coding sequence ATGAGCGCACCTCTTCTCTCTTCAGTTAAGCTAGGTCGTTATACATTGCCTAATCGGATCGTGATGGCTCCCTTAACGCGCAATCGGGCTGCTGCTGGTAACGTGCCGACAGCATTAAACGCATTACATTACGAACAGCGTGCTTCAGCAGGATTATTAATTACTGAAGCTACACAGATTTCTCCCGAAGGCTTAGGCTATCCCAATACCCCCGGCATTCATTCTCCTGAGCAGGTTGCAGGTTGGAAACTAGTCACGGATGCGGTCCATGCCAAGGGCGGCAAAATCTTCTTACAACTTTGGCACGTAGGTAGAATCTCGCATCCAGATTTACAGCCCGATGGCAAATTGCCCGTTGCACCATCAGCGATCGCCCCAGAAGGTGAAGCCGCTACCTATACGGGGATGAAGCCCTTTGTCACACCTCGCGCTTTGGAACTAGAGGAAATTCCCCAAATCATCGAGCAATATCGCATTGGTGCAAAGAATGCTCTAGAAGCAGGATTTGATGGTGTAGAGATTCACAGTGCTAATGGCTATCTCCTCGATCAATTCTTGCAAGACAACACCAATCTTCGTACCGATATCTATGGCGGCTCAGTAGAGAATCGCACTCGTCTATTATTGGAAGTCACCGAGGCAGTAGTAGATGTATGGGGTAGCGATCGCGTTGGGGTGAGAATCTCTCCTAGTGGCACATTCAACAGTATGTATGATTCCAATCGTGCCGCGATCTTTGGCTATGCTGTGAAGAAACTAAATCGCTTTAATCTTGCCTATTTGCATTTGGTCGCACCCAGAGTCGAAGGGTTTGGCTCTGCTGAAGATCAACCCGATCTCGGTGCAGAGTTCTTCAGACCTATTTATAACGGCACGATTATTACCGCAGGTGGTTATAGCTTTGAAACTGGTAATCAAGCGATCGCCTCAGATTCTGCCGATCTCGTTGCCTTTGGTCGTCTCTACATCGCTAATCCCGATCTCGTAGAACGTTTCGCAGCAAATGCGCCATTGAATAAGCCAGATCGCAATACCTTCTACGGTGGTGATGAAAAAGGCTATACCGACTATCCCACTTGGCAAGGCTAA